The genomic DNA ATGGGACCGGCCGTAGCCGGTGCACCATCCCATCCTATTTCCGCTGTGGTGCGGACTACCACATAGTGGCGAGGGCGATGTTGACAATCGTGAGGATGCCGACGCTGTTGGCGAGCCCGGCGGAGACCTTTTCGTCCTTCTTGTAGCGGCGCTGTCCGATGAAGGCGAGCACTGCGATGACCAGGGCGATGAGCAGCTTGATGCCGACCTTCATGTGGTTGACGTCGCCGTCACCCATTTCGTTGACGGCCACCAGAGCAAGGCCCGTGACCAGCTGCAGCAGGGCACCGTGGAACTGGCCGGGCAGGACCGTGGGGTTCTTTATCCGGGCGAACCAGAGGCCGACGATGATCGCGGCGCCGAGGATGTGCAGGAAGACAAGGAAGCTGTGAAGGATATCCATGCCTTAACTTTACCGACAAGCTGTCGGCTCCTTTGACCACACCGGCAGCACGGGCGGTAACTTTTCTACAACATGTAGAGAAAGTTGCCCGGCTCGGAGGCTGCGGCTTAAACAGCGCAGGGCGCCCTCCCATGGGAGGGGCGCCCTGCGGGCGACACGGAGTCCTAGAGGCCCAGGTCTGCCTCGAAGTTGCCTTCTTCCAGACGTGCCTTCAGCGTCTGCAGGAAGCGGCCTGCATCGGCCCCGTCCACCAGGCGGTGGTCGTACGTCAGGGAGAGGTACATCATCGAACGGATGGCAATGTTGTCATTGCCTTCGGCATCGGTGAGGACCATGGGGCGCTTGACGATGGCGCCGGTGCCCAGGATACCCACCTGCGGCTGGTTGATGATCGGCGTGTCGAAGAGGGCTCCGACGCTGCCGATGTTCGTGATGGTGAAGGTGCCGCCGGACAGTTCGTCCGGACCGATCTTGTTGTTGCGCGTCCGGCTGCCGACATCGGCAATCTTCTTCGCGAGACCGGTGATGTTCAGGTCGCCGGCATCGTTGATGACCGGAACCAGCAGGCCCTTCTCCGTGTCCACGGCAATGGCGAGGTGCTCGGAGTCGTGGTACGTGATCTCCTGCGTCTCGTTGTTGTAGGACGCGTTCAGCTTCGGGTGCTGCTTCAGCGCTTCGACAACAGCCTTGGCGATGAACGGCAGGAAGGTGAGCTTTGCACCGTTCTGCTCCTGGAAGCTGCCCTTGGCCTTCTGCCGCAGTGCCGCGATGCGGGTCATGTCGACCTCGTGCACCTGCGTCAGCTGTGCCGATTCCTCCAGGGACTCGCGCATGCGGCGTGCGATGGTCTGGCGGATCCGCGGAGCCTTCACCGTGGTGCCGCGCAGCTTGGCGCTGGCCTCGCTGATCTGGGCCGGAGCTGCCTTATCCGATGCCGGGGATGAAGCCGGTGCGGATGCGGCGGGCTTTTCCGCCTTCTTCGCTTCGGCGGCTTCGAGCACGTCCTGCTTGCGGATGCGCCCGGCCACGCCGGAGCCCTTGACGGTGGAGAGATCCACGCCGTGCTCGTTGGCCAGCTTGCGCACCAGCGGGGTGACATAGGTGCCGCCGTCGTTGGAGCCGGCAGAAGCCTCCTGCTTGGGAGCTTCCTGCTTCGGTGCCTCAGCCTTGGGAGCTTCGGCCTTGGGAGCTTCAGCCTTGGGGGCTTCCTGCTTCGGTGCCTCGGCCTTGGGCTCTTCCTTCTTCTCCGGCTCGGCAGCCGGAGCTTCACGCTCGTCCTTTGACGCCGCCGCTACCGGCTCGGCCTCCTTCGGCTCGGCCTTGGCCGGGGCTGCCGCACCGGAACCGATGACGGCCAGGACGGAACCAACCTCGGCGGTGTCGTCTTCGTTGACCCGGATCTCCAGCAGCTTGCCCGCTACCGGGGAGGGGATCTCGGTGTCAACCTTGTCGGTGGACACCTCCAGCAGCGGCTCGTCCATTTCGACGTCGTCGCCCACGGCCTTCAGCCAGCGGGTGACCGTACCTTCGGTAACGGACTCGCCCAGTGCGGGCAGGGTGACCTCGGTGCCTTCGCCGGAACCGGCGTCGGAACCGGAGTCGGAATCAGAGGAGGCCGGGGCTTCTTCTTCAGCCGCCGGAGCCTCTTCGGCTGCGGGTGCCTCTTCAGCGGGTGCTTCCTCCGCCGGTGCTTCCTGGCTGGCGGCGCTGCCGCCGTCGTCCTGCTGTGAGCCGGAGCCGTCGCCGATGCGAACCAGCGGGGCACCTACTTCAGCGGTTTCGTCTTCGGCTACGAGGATTTCCTCGATAACGCCGGCAACGGGGGAGGGGATCTCGGTGTCAACCTTGTCGGTGGAAACCTCCAGCAGCGGCTCGTCTACCTCTACGGTGTCGCCGACGTTCTTCAGCCAGCGGGTGACGGTGCCTTCGGTGACGCTTTCACCAAGGGCGGGTAAGTTCACGGTTTCAGACATATTGTCCCCGTTTCTCCTTGTTAGATCTTTTGTGACCAGCCGTACCGCTGGTGCCGGTGATGTGTGCTCCGGGGCAGCCGGCGGACCGGCTGCCCCGGAAAGTGAATCCTTTGGGTTTAACCGTGAAGGGGCTTGCCGGCCAAAGCCATGGCAGCCTCGCCCAACGCTTCGTTCTGCGTCGGGTGGGCATGGATCAGGCTGGCAATATCCTCAGGGTACGCCTCCCAGTTGACGATCAGCTGGGCTTCGCCGATCTGCTCGCCGATCCGGGCACCGATCATGTGCACGCCCACAATGGGGCCGTCCTTCTCGCGCACCATCTTGATGAGGCCGGAGGAGCCGAGGATGGAGGTCTTGCCGTTGCCGGCCAGGTTGTATTCCTGGATCTCGACGTTCTCTGCTCCCAGCTTTTCCTTCGCCTTGGCTTCGGTCAGGCCCACGGAGGCAATTTCGGGCTCGCAGTAGGTGACCTTCGGGATGTTGACGTCTTCGACGACTACCGGCTTGAGGCCGGCGATCTCCTCGGCCACGAAGATGCCCTGCTGGAAACCGCGGTGGGCCAGCTGCAGGCCGGGGACAATGTCACCCACGGCGTAGATGTTGCCGACGCCGGTGTGCAGCCGGTCGTTGGTGATCACGAAGCCGCGGTCCATGGTGATACCCGCGTCTTCGTAGCCCAGGTTGGCGGTGACCGGTCCGCGGCCCACGGCCACGAGCATGAGATCCGCTTCGAAGGTCTTGCCGTCGGCGAGCGTGACAACCACGCCGTCGTCGTTCTGCTTGACGTTGTCGAAGAAGATGCCGGTGCTGAACTTGATGCCGCGCTTCTTGTAGGCGCGTTCCAGGTTCTTGATGATCGCGGCGTCCTCGTTCGGGACCAGCGAGGGCAGGCCTTCCACGATGGTGACATCCACGCCGAAGGAGTTCCAGACCGAAGCGAACTCGACGCCGATCACGCCGCCGCCCAGGATGATGGCACTCTTGGGCACGGTGTCCATCTTCAGTGCCTGGTCGGAGGTGATGACCTTGCCGCCGATTTCCAGGCCCGGCAGTGAGCGGGAGTAGGAGCCGGTGGCCAGGATGATGTTCTTGCCGGTGTAGGTCTCGCCGTTGACCTCGATGGTCTTTTCGCTGGTGAGCTTGCCTTCACCCTCAATGACGGTGATGCCCTTGGACTTGATCAGGCCCTGCAGGCCGCGGAACTTGCCCGCAATAATGTTGTCCTTGTAGGAGTTCACTGCCGTCATATCCACGGAGTCAAAGGTGGCGTTGATGCCGTACTTCGAGGCAGTCTTTGCGTTCTCCGCGATTTCCGCGGAGTGCAGCAGGGCCTTGGTGGGGATGCAGCCGTTGTGAAGGCAGGTCCCGCCCAGCTTCCCCTTTTCAATGAGACCTACGGAGAATCCCAGCTCCACGGAGCGCAGTGCTGCGGCGTAGCCGCCGCTGCCTCCGCCGAGGATCAGGATGTCGAACTCTTGCGCAGCTGCCTTATCGGCCACTTGGACGCTCCCTCGCGTAATCGTTGACGCGCCCATGCGCGCCGGTGAGTATTTGGGCGTTTGTGATTAGGTCTCACCCTATCGCCCCCTACCACCGGCATCCACTTGGAGACGGGCGGTAGGGGGCGAAGTGTAATGAGAAACACCAGTCACAACCGTCAGTTCCGTTTCACGGAACCGTTTTAACTGCTAGGAAGCGCGCGAGACCACGTCTTCCGCGTAGGCCACCAGGGTGCGGACGGCGACGCCGGTGCCTTCCTTCGGCACATAGCCGTAAGGAGCGCCTTCGTTGAAGGCGGGGCCGGCGATGTCCAGGTGGGCCCACGGGATCTTGGTGCCGTTGACCTCGCCGACGAATTCACGCAGGAACGTGGCGGCGGTCATCATGCCGCCGAAACGCTCACCGTGGTTGGCAATGTCCGCCACCTGGGAGTCCAGGCTGGCGCGCAGCTCCTCGGGGATGGGCATCGGCCAGAACAGCTCTCCGGCGCGGTCGGCGGCGGCCTTGACTGCGTCACGGACCCCTTCCTCACCCATCACGGCGGAGACCCGGTTGCCCAGGGCGATCATCTGGGCACCGGTGAGGGTGGCGACGTCGATGATCGCGTCCGGTGCTTCCTCACTGGCGGCAACGAGGCCGTCGGCCATGACCAGGCGGCCCTCGGCGTCGGTGTTGAGCACCTCGACGGTGCGGCCGCCGTAGGTGGTCATGACGTCCGAGGGACGCTGGGCGGTACCCGAGGGCATGTTTTCCGCGATGCACAGCCAGGAGGTGACCTTGATCGGCAGGCCCAGCTCGGCGATGGCCAGCAGGGCGTTGAGGACGACGGCGGCTCCGCCCATGTCCGACTTCATGGCCTGCATGCCGGCGGCCGGCTTCAGGGACAGTCCGCCGGAATCAAAGGTGATGCCCTTGCCCACCAGGGCCAGC from Arthrobacter zhangbolii includes the following:
- the sucB gene encoding 2-oxoglutarate dehydrogenase, E2 component, dihydrolipoamide succinyltransferase, with product MSETVNLPALGESVTEGTVTRWLKNVGDTVEVDEPLLEVSTDKVDTEIPSPVAGVIEEILVAEDETAEVGAPLVRIGDGSGSQQDDGGSAASQEAPAEEAPAEEAPAAEEAPAAEEEAPASSDSDSGSDAGSGEGTEVTLPALGESVTEGTVTRWLKAVGDDVEMDEPLLEVSTDKVDTEIPSPVAGKLLEIRVNEDDTAEVGSVLAVIGSGAAAPAKAEPKEAEPVAAASKDEREAPAAEPEKKEEPKAEAPKQEAPKAEAPKAEAPKAEAPKQEAPKQEASAGSNDGGTYVTPLVRKLANEHGVDLSTVKGSGVAGRIRKQDVLEAAEAKKAEKPAASAPASSPASDKAAPAQISEASAKLRGTTVKAPRIRQTIARRMRESLEESAQLTQVHEVDMTRIAALRQKAKGSFQEQNGAKLTFLPFIAKAVVEALKQHPKLNASYNNETQEITYHDSEHLAIAVDTEKGLLVPVINDAGDLNITGLAKKIADVGSRTRNNKIGPDELSGGTFTITNIGSVGALFDTPIINQPQVGILGTGAIVKRPMVLTDAEGNDNIAIRSMMYLSLTYDHRLVDGADAGRFLQTLKARLEEGNFEADLGL
- the lpdA gene encoding dihydrolipoyl dehydrogenase — translated: MADKAAAQEFDILILGGGSGGYAAALRSVELGFSVGLIEKGKLGGTCLHNGCIPTKALLHSAEIAENAKTASKYGINATFDSVDMTAVNSYKDNIIAGKFRGLQGLIKSKGITVIEGEGKLTSEKTIEVNGETYTGKNIILATGSYSRSLPGLEIGGKVITSDQALKMDTVPKSAIILGGGVIGVEFASVWNSFGVDVTIVEGLPSLVPNEDAAIIKNLERAYKKRGIKFSTGIFFDNVKQNDDGVVVTLADGKTFEADLMLVAVGRGPVTANLGYEDAGITMDRGFVITNDRLHTGVGNIYAVGDIVPGLQLAHRGFQQGIFVAEEIAGLKPVVVEDVNIPKVTYCEPEIASVGLTEAKAKEKLGAENVEIQEYNLAGNGKTSILGSSGLIKMVREKDGPIVGVHMIGARIGEQIGEAQLIVNWEAYPEDIASLIHAHPTQNEALGEAAMALAGKPLHG